The Streptomyces sp. NBC_01244 genome contains a region encoding:
- a CDS encoding Zn-dependent alcohol dehydrogenase, with protein sequence MRAALQSEIGQDKLEVVEDMQAVGFGPGKVKIRIKATGLCHSDLSAMSGVLPQPAPFIPGHEGSGVITDVGDGVTSHKIGDRVLVCWLPPCGHCPSCKRGQGHLCLEAFGNVATPNFQRGDSSIFGFAGTGTFAEEMVVPAGCAVPIPDDVPFDIAALIGCGVTTGLGAAINTAKVEAGSSVAVIGCGGVGISVIQGAKVQGAAQIIAVDPVASRREAALRFGATEAVSPEEFADAKNRITAGEGFDYVFEVVGKSATTKTAYDMTRRGGSVVVVGAGALDDNYSINMFSLFFDEKKILPSMYGGGDVLRSYERTIALWRAGRVDLAGLITHRVQLAEINDALDQMRTGVALRTCIEL encoded by the coding sequence GTGCGCGCAGCACTGCAGAGCGAGATAGGCCAGGACAAGCTCGAAGTCGTCGAGGACATGCAGGCCGTGGGCTTCGGCCCCGGCAAGGTCAAGATCCGCATCAAGGCCACCGGCCTGTGCCACTCCGACCTCTCCGCGATGAGCGGCGTCCTCCCGCAGCCCGCCCCCTTCATCCCGGGCCACGAGGGCTCCGGCGTGATCACCGACGTCGGTGACGGGGTCACCAGCCACAAGATCGGCGACCGGGTCCTGGTCTGCTGGCTCCCGCCCTGCGGGCACTGTCCCTCCTGCAAGCGCGGCCAGGGCCACCTGTGCCTGGAGGCCTTCGGGAACGTGGCCACCCCCAACTTCCAGCGCGGCGACAGCAGCATCTTCGGCTTCGCCGGCACCGGCACCTTCGCCGAGGAGATGGTGGTCCCGGCGGGCTGCGCCGTACCGATCCCCGACGACGTGCCCTTCGACATCGCCGCCCTGATCGGCTGCGGGGTCACCACCGGACTCGGCGCGGCCATCAACACCGCCAAGGTGGAGGCCGGTTCCTCGGTCGCCGTCATCGGCTGCGGCGGCGTCGGCATCTCCGTCATCCAGGGCGCCAAGGTGCAGGGCGCGGCCCAGATCATCGCCGTCGACCCGGTCGCCTCCCGGCGCGAGGCCGCGCTGCGCTTCGGCGCCACCGAGGCCGTCTCCCCGGAGGAGTTCGCCGACGCCAAGAACCGGATCACCGCGGGCGAGGGCTTCGACTACGTCTTCGAGGTCGTCGGCAAGTCCGCGACCACGAAGACCGCCTACGACATGACCCGCCGCGGCGGCTCCGTCGTCGTGGTCGGCGCCGGCGCGCTCGACGACAACTACTCGATCAACATGTTCTCCCTCTTCTTCGACGAGAAGAAGATCCTGCCGTCGATGTACGGCGGCGGCGACGTGCTCCGCTCCTACGAGCGCACCATCGCGCTGTGGCGGGCCGGCCGGGTGGACCTGGCGGGCCTGATCACGCACCGCGTGCAGCTCGCCGAGATCAACGACGCGCTCGACCAGATGCGTACGGGCGTCGCCCTGCGCACCTGCATCGAACTCTGA
- a CDS encoding DNA-binding response regulator: protein MPVPLRPARSLRVLLDPPNRALAVLLGLQPDIEVVASPLARPAVALTESVERVPVLLAEDPECRILVMTGSAHPGLPEAALAAGAAGLVLRDGPVEDLADRIRRASRGESVVDPALEAPQAS from the coding sequence ATGCCCGTTCCCCTGCGCCCCGCCCGGTCCCTGCGGGTACTCCTGGACCCGCCGAACCGGGCCCTGGCGGTCCTCCTCGGCCTCCAGCCCGACATCGAGGTGGTGGCTTCGCCGCTGGCCCGCCCGGCGGTGGCGCTGACGGAGTCGGTGGAGCGCGTCCCGGTGCTCCTGGCGGAGGATCCGGAATGCCGGATCCTGGTGATGACGGGCTCCGCCCACCCGGGCCTGCCGGAGGCCGCACTCGCCGCCGGCGCGGCGGGCCTGGTCCTGCGGGACGGCCCGGTCGAGGACCTCGCGGACCGCATCCGCCGCGCCTCCCGCGGGGAGTCGGTGGTCGACCCGGCGCTGGAAGCCCCGCAGGCCTCGTAG
- a CDS encoding zinc ribbon domain-containing protein — MNAEPADQIRLLDVQALDVRLSQLTHKRKMLPEHAEVDSLTSDLAQQRDFLVAAQTQATDAAREQTKAEQDVDQVRQRAARDQSRLDTGVGISARDLANLQSEVVSLAKRQGDLEDVVLEVMERLEGAQERVTELTERVASLETKLVDATARRDAATGEIDAEVAGIAKDREVIVTTMPAALIALYEKIRVKQGGVGAARLSQRRCEGCRLELDLAEVNEIKAAARDQIVRHESCGRILVRMADSGI; from the coding sequence CTGAACGCCGAGCCCGCCGACCAGATCCGACTTCTCGACGTCCAGGCCCTGGACGTCCGGCTGTCTCAGCTCACCCACAAGCGCAAGATGCTCCCCGAGCACGCCGAGGTCGACTCGCTGACCAGCGACCTCGCCCAGCAGCGCGACTTCCTCGTCGCCGCCCAGACGCAGGCCACCGACGCCGCGCGCGAGCAGACCAAGGCCGAGCAGGACGTGGACCAGGTGCGCCAGCGCGCCGCCCGCGACCAGTCCCGCCTGGACACCGGCGTCGGCATCTCCGCCCGCGACCTGGCCAACCTGCAGAGCGAGGTCGTCTCCCTGGCCAAGCGCCAGGGTGACCTGGAGGACGTGGTCCTGGAGGTCATGGAGCGTCTGGAGGGTGCGCAGGAGCGCGTCACCGAGCTCACCGAGCGGGTCGCCTCCCTGGAGACCAAGCTCGTCGACGCCACCGCGCGCCGTGACGCCGCCACCGGCGAGATCGACGCCGAGGTCGCGGGCATCGCCAAGGACCGCGAGGTCATCGTCACCACGATGCCGGCCGCGCTGATCGCCCTGTACGAGAAGATCCGCGTGAAGCAGGGCGGCGTCGGCGCCGCCCGCCTGTCGCAGCGCCGCTGCGAGGGCTGCCGCCTGGAGCTCGACCTCGCCGAGGTCAACGAGATCAAGGCCGCCGCCCGCGACCAGATCGTCCGGCACGAGAGCTGCGGCCGCATCCTGGTCCGCATGGCCGACTCGGGCATCTGA
- the iscB gene encoding RNA-guided endonuclease IscB, with protein sequence MALEFESVDTPRIGDETGLERREAPGAVHVRGETADASPGIGGVTPNHQVGEKAREGHPVVFVLDKHGTPLQPTSPARARKLLSQGRAAVARHTPFVIRLKDRTVSTSQVDGVELGIDPGSRHTGIAVFTAKDGERRGLYAVELTHRGGVIRDNLTARAAYRRGRRTRNLRHRAPRFSNRTRPKGWLAPSLRHRVDTTMSWTARLARWAPIHAVHVERVAFDTHALSNGGPLEGAEYQHGTLHGTEAREYLLAKWGRSCAYCGTTGVPLNIDHIHPRSRGGSDRVSNLTTACVPCNEKKSNQPVEEFLKQSPHRLTRILAQAKAPLRDAAAVNATHWALWRALDAAFPSVHTASGGRTKWNRKQTNTPKTHTLDALCVGELNAITRAPARVLAVTATGRGTYARTRTDKYGFPRLRLPRQKRFFGYQTGDLARAVVPTGKKAGTHTGRIAVRTTGRFNIKTPLGLVQGIGHQYFRLIQRADGYAYSTRLEAESGHERRSR encoded by the coding sequence GTGGCTCTGGAATTCGAGTCAGTAGACACCCCCCGGATCGGGGACGAAACGGGACTCGAACGCCGCGAGGCACCCGGCGCGGTACATGTGCGAGGGGAGACCGCCGATGCTTCACCTGGCATCGGCGGCGTCACCCCCAACCACCAGGTTGGGGAGAAGGCCCGTGAGGGCCACCCCGTCGTGTTCGTCCTGGACAAGCACGGCACACCACTCCAACCCACCAGCCCTGCAAGGGCCCGCAAACTCCTCAGCCAGGGCAGAGCCGCCGTGGCCCGGCACACCCCATTCGTGATCCGGCTCAAAGACCGCACGGTCTCCACCTCCCAAGTGGACGGTGTGGAACTCGGGATCGACCCCGGCTCCAGGCACACCGGCATCGCCGTCTTCACCGCAAAGGACGGTGAACGTCGCGGCCTGTACGCGGTCGAACTCACTCACCGGGGCGGCGTCATCCGCGACAACCTCACCGCTCGCGCCGCCTACCGGCGCGGTAGGCGCACCCGGAACCTGCGCCACCGCGCACCCCGCTTCTCCAACCGCACCCGCCCCAAGGGCTGGCTCGCCCCATCGCTGCGCCACCGAGTGGACACCACCATGTCGTGGACCGCCCGGCTCGCACGCTGGGCTCCCATCCACGCGGTGCATGTGGAACGGGTCGCGTTCGACACCCACGCCCTGTCCAACGGCGGGCCGCTGGAGGGCGCCGAGTACCAGCACGGAACCTTGCACGGCACCGAAGCCCGCGAATACCTGCTGGCCAAATGGGGCCGGTCCTGCGCCTACTGCGGCACCACTGGAGTCCCACTCAACATCGACCACATTCATCCCCGCTCACGCGGCGGCAGTGACCGCGTCTCCAACCTGACCACCGCGTGCGTGCCCTGCAACGAGAAGAAGTCGAACCAGCCCGTCGAAGAATTCCTCAAGCAGTCGCCGCACCGGCTGACCCGCATCCTCGCCCAAGCCAAGGCACCACTCCGCGACGCAGCAGCCGTCAATGCCACCCACTGGGCCCTGTGGCGCGCCCTCGATGCCGCCTTCCCTTCGGTGCACACCGCATCGGGTGGCCGCACGAAATGGAACCGAAAGCAGACCAATACTCCCAAGACGCACACCCTCGATGCCCTGTGCGTCGGCGAACTCAATGCCATCACCCGCGCTCCGGCCCGCGTCCTGGCGGTCACCGCAACCGGGCGTGGCACCTACGCCCGTACCCGCACCGACAAGTACGGCTTCCCCCGTCTGCGCCTGCCCAGACAGAAGCGGTTCTTCGGCTACCAGACCGGTGACCTCGCCCGCGCCGTCGTCCCCACCGGCAAGAAGGCCGGCACGCACACCGGCCGGATCGCCGTCCGCACCACTGGCCGTTTCAACATCAAAACGCCACTCGGCCTCGTCCAGGGCATCGGACACCAATACTTCCGCCTCATCCAACGAGCCGACGGCTACGCCTACTCCACCCGACTCGAAGCAGAGAGCGGCCACGAAAGAAGATCACGATGA
- a CDS encoding cytochrome P450 family protein, translating into MTTEPAVAVSDGLPVGEALAAVSMGTPEYRTCPYPVYRSLREQAPVCKLTTRHGVDTYLITRYEDARLALSDPRIGKDMHEGIDIYHAVFGDTCDALDDNLIFADPPRHTRLRHIAHEAFTPRHVKLLRPRIEQLAGELLAKCPTDTPVDLMASFALPLPVMVICELLGIVGDERTDVLKWFGQVTRSRFSKDMAADLAEAEDWLRNHFLGLVARKRAEPADDFLTVLIQTQHEDGALTDDELVSMMWVLLFAGHKTTTYQIGNAVFSLLSHPDQLALVREDRALLPQAIEELVRFECSVETSTFRYALEDLEIGGVAIPRGSLVQIAISSANRDPEKFADPDTLDVTRKGLQSTHLGFGHGPHYCLGAPLARMELETALTALLDRFPDMVLATPEVGHEDWLKGPFPAFRGLEKLPVALDPSRTVDDWTAPAPG; encoded by the coding sequence GTGACGACCGAACCCGCAGTGGCAGTGAGTGACGGCCTCCCCGTCGGCGAGGCCCTGGCGGCCGTGTCCATGGGCACGCCGGAGTACCGTACGTGCCCCTACCCGGTCTACCGGTCGCTCCGGGAGCAGGCCCCCGTCTGCAAGCTGACCACGCGCCACGGGGTGGACACGTATCTCATCACCCGGTACGAGGACGCCCGGCTCGCGCTGTCCGATCCGCGCATCGGCAAGGACATGCACGAGGGCATCGACATCTACCACGCGGTCTTCGGGGACACCTGCGACGCCCTCGACGACAACCTGATCTTCGCCGACCCCCCTCGGCACACCCGGTTGCGGCACATCGCCCACGAGGCCTTCACCCCGCGCCACGTCAAGCTCCTGCGCCCGCGCATCGAGCAGCTCGCCGGCGAACTGCTGGCCAAGTGCCCGACGGACACCCCCGTCGACCTGATGGCCTCCTTCGCGCTGCCGCTTCCCGTCATGGTCATCTGTGAACTGCTCGGCATCGTCGGGGACGAGCGCACGGACGTCCTGAAGTGGTTCGGGCAGGTGACCCGCTCCCGGTTCAGCAAGGACATGGCCGCCGACCTGGCCGAGGCCGAGGACTGGCTGCGGAACCACTTCCTCGGCCTGGTCGCCCGCAAGCGCGCGGAACCGGCGGATGACTTCCTCACCGTGCTGATCCAGACGCAGCACGAGGACGGGGCCCTGACCGACGACGAACTCGTCTCGATGATGTGGGTCCTGCTCTTCGCCGGCCACAAGACCACCACCTACCAGATCGGCAACGCGGTCTTCTCCCTGCTCTCCCACCCCGACCAACTGGCGCTGGTCCGGGAGGACCGCGCGCTCCTGCCCCAGGCGATCGAGGAGCTGGTCCGGTTCGAGTGTTCCGTGGAGACCTCCACGTTCCGCTACGCCCTGGAGGACCTGGAGATCGGGGGAGTCGCCATCCCCCGGGGCTCCCTCGTCCAGATCGCGATCTCCTCCGCGAACCGCGACCCGGAGAAGTTCGCGGATCCGGACACGCTGGACGTGACGCGCAAGGGGCTGCAGAGCACCCACCTCGGCTTCGGTCACGGACCGCACTACTGCCTCGGCGCCCCGCTCGCCCGCATGGAGCTGGAGACCGCGCTGACGGCCCTGCTCGACCGGTTCCCCGACATGGTCCTGGCCACCCCGGAGGTGGGCCACGAGGACTGGCTCAAGGGGCCCTTCCCGGCCTTCCGCGGGCTGGAGAAGCTGCCGGTCGCCCTGGACCCCTCGCGGACGGTCGACGACTGGACGGCGCCCGCCCCCGGCTGA
- a CDS encoding 3-oxoacyl-ACP reductase, which yields MSLPLEGLVAIVTGAGRGLGRSEAIELARLGASVVVNDFGQPGRDGSGEASAAPAEEVAAEIRSAGGQAVAHLGDVADFEQARELVELAVNSFGKLDILVNNAGILRDRMVFSMSEPEWDSVIRVHLKGHFNTTHFASVHWRERSKAAGGPVYGRIINTSSEAFLGGSAGQPNYAAAKGGIVGLTTSTALALAKYGVTANAICPRARTRMTEDVFAGFQVPEEGKLDALAPEHVSPLVGYLASPASAKANGQLFVVHGGIVVVMERPKVAAKFDTTKESFSYEELDGLLTPHYDSRPANETFAAAEVLGLKHDG from the coding sequence ATGTCACTGCCACTTGAGGGACTCGTCGCCATCGTCACCGGGGCGGGCCGCGGCCTGGGCCGGTCCGAGGCGATCGAACTCGCCCGGCTCGGCGCGAGCGTGGTCGTCAACGACTTCGGGCAGCCCGGCCGCGACGGCTCCGGCGAGGCCTCGGCCGCTCCGGCGGAGGAGGTCGCGGCGGAGATCCGGTCCGCGGGCGGACAGGCGGTGGCGCACCTGGGTGACGTGGCCGACTTCGAGCAGGCGCGCGAGCTGGTCGAGCTGGCGGTGAACAGCTTCGGCAAGCTCGACATCCTGGTCAACAACGCGGGCATCCTGCGCGACCGGATGGTCTTCTCGATGTCGGAGCCGGAGTGGGACTCGGTCATCCGGGTCCACCTCAAGGGCCACTTCAACACGACCCACTTCGCCTCCGTCCACTGGCGCGAACGCTCCAAGGCGGCCGGCGGACCGGTCTACGGCCGGATCATCAACACCTCCTCCGAGGCCTTCCTCGGAGGCTCGGCCGGCCAGCCCAACTACGCGGCGGCCAAGGGCGGCATCGTGGGCCTGACCACCTCCACCGCCCTGGCCCTCGCCAAGTACGGGGTGACGGCCAACGCCATCTGCCCGCGCGCCCGTACCCGTATGACGGAGGACGTCTTCGCGGGCTTCCAGGTCCCGGAGGAGGGCAAGCTCGACGCCCTCGCCCCCGAGCACGTCTCCCCGCTGGTCGGCTACCTGGCCTCCCCGGCCTCGGCGAAGGCCAACGGGCAGCTGTTCGTGGTCCACGGCGGCATCGTGGTCGTCATGGAACGCCCCAAGGTCGCGGCGAAGTTCGACACCACCAAGGAGTCCTTCTCCTACGAGGAGCTCGACGGGCTCCTCACCCCGCACTACGACTCCCGCCCGGCGAACGAGACCTTCGCGGCAGCGGAAGTCCTCGGCCTCAAGCACGACGGCTGA
- a CDS encoding MaoC family dehydratase, translating to MPIDAAKALAAEPRKGNIAWDHKDIQLYHLGLGAGTSPNNPGAATDPDELRYTLESKLHVLPSFATVAGAGMAMMGGLAAPGIEVNLANVLHGSQSIELHRPIPVKGEAASTATVAAVYDKVKAAVIVLRTEVADADGPLWTSDASIFVRGEGGFGGDRGPSVKAEQPERAPDRIEERKIREEQALLYRLSGDWNPLHADPEFAKMAGFDQPILHGLCSYGMTLKAVVDTVLDGDVSRVRAYRTRFAGIVFPGETLRIRMWQEPGRVLVTVSAADRDDAPVLADAVVEHG from the coding sequence ATGCCGATCGATGCCGCCAAGGCCCTCGCCGCCGAACCCCGCAAGGGGAACATCGCCTGGGACCACAAGGACATCCAGCTCTACCACCTCGGACTCGGCGCGGGGACCTCCCCGAACAACCCCGGGGCCGCCACCGACCCCGACGAACTGCGCTACACCCTGGAGTCCAAGCTCCACGTGCTCCCCAGCTTCGCGACCGTCGCCGGCGCCGGCATGGCCATGATGGGCGGCCTCGCCGCCCCCGGCATCGAGGTCAACCTCGCCAACGTGCTGCACGGCAGCCAGTCCATCGAGCTGCACCGGCCCATCCCGGTCAAGGGGGAGGCCGCCTCCACCGCCACGGTCGCCGCGGTCTACGACAAGGTCAAGGCGGCCGTGATCGTCCTGCGCACCGAGGTCGCGGACGCCGACGGGCCGCTGTGGACCTCCGACGCGTCGATCTTCGTACGCGGCGAGGGCGGCTTCGGCGGCGACCGCGGCCCCTCCGTCAAGGCCGAGCAGCCCGAGCGGGCGCCGGACCGGATCGAGGAGCGCAAGATCCGCGAGGAGCAGGCCCTGCTGTACCGCCTCTCCGGAGACTGGAACCCGCTCCACGCGGACCCCGAGTTCGCCAAGATGGCCGGCTTCGACCAGCCGATCCTGCACGGCCTGTGCTCGTACGGAATGACCCTGAAGGCCGTGGTCGACACCGTTCTGGACGGCGACGTGTCCCGCGTCCGCGCCTACCGCACCCGCTTCGCCGGGATCGTCTTCCCCGGCGAGACCCTGCGGATCCGGATGTGGCAGGAGCCCGGCCGGGTCCTCGTCACGGTGAGCGCCGCCGACCGGGACGACGCCCCGGTCCTCGCCGACGCCGTCGTCGAACACGGCTGA
- a CDS encoding Nif3-like dinuclear metal center hexameric protein codes for MPRLSEVIAALDALWPPSRAEEWDAVGTVCGDPDAEVSRVLFAVDPVQEIVDEAVKLGADLLVTHHPLYLRGTTTVEAGTFKGRVVHTLIKNDIALHVAHTNADTADPGVSDALAGALDLRVTGPLVPDPSDPHGRRGLGRLCELDRPETLREFTARVAAWLQPTAQGIRVAGDPDAMIRTVAVSGGSGDSLFAQVRAAGVDAYVTADLRHHPVSEAREQSPLALVDAAHWATEWPWCEQAAAQLDAISERNGWGLRTHVSRTATDPWTAHAPSVTSPSHPGAPN; via the coding sequence GTGCCCCGTCTCTCTGAAGTCATCGCCGCGCTGGACGCTCTGTGGCCCCCCTCGCGGGCCGAGGAGTGGGACGCCGTCGGCACCGTCTGCGGCGACCCCGACGCCGAGGTCTCCCGGGTGCTGTTCGCCGTCGACCCCGTCCAGGAGATCGTCGACGAAGCGGTGAAGCTGGGTGCCGACCTGCTCGTCACCCACCACCCCCTCTACCTGCGGGGCACCACCACCGTCGAGGCCGGCACCTTCAAGGGCCGCGTCGTGCACACGCTGATCAAGAACGACATCGCGCTGCACGTCGCCCACACCAACGCCGACACCGCCGACCCGGGCGTCTCCGACGCCCTCGCCGGCGCCCTCGACCTGCGCGTCACCGGCCCGCTGGTCCCCGATCCGAGCGACCCCCACGGCCGCCGGGGCCTGGGCAGGCTCTGCGAGCTGGACCGCCCCGAGACGCTGCGCGAGTTCACGGCGCGCGTCGCCGCCTGGCTCCAGCCGACCGCGCAGGGCATCCGCGTGGCCGGTGACCCCGACGCGATGATCCGCACGGTGGCCGTCAGCGGCGGCTCCGGCGACAGCCTCTTCGCGCAGGTCCGGGCCGCCGGTGTCGACGCGTACGTCACCGCCGACCTGCGCCACCACCCGGTGTCCGAGGCCCGCGAGCAGAGCCCGCTCGCCCTCGTCGACGCCGCCCACTGGGCCACCGAATGGCCCTGGTGCGAGCAGGCCGCGGCCCAGCTCGACGCCATCTCCGAGCGCAACGGCTGGGGTCTGCGGACCCACGTCTCGCGCACGGCCACCGACCCGTGGACGGCGCACGCGCCGTCCGTGACATCCCCTTCTCACCCTGGAGCCCCCAACTGA
- a CDS encoding bifunctional RNase H/acid phosphatase has translation MPRFVVEADGGSRGNPGPAGYGSVVLDPVTGETLAERAEYIGVATNNVAEYKGLIAGLKAARELDPDALVLVRMDSKLVVEQMSGRWKIKHPDMKPLAAQAAKIMPRAQVTYEWIPREKNKHADRLANEAMDAGKRGKQWEPSHSSAALDASAARTLATPQGPPGDAAKGAAAVRAALASSSSRTSATAPVFADAGADTLFAEPGSSAAGTVPHPVPQPGQVSPQPTAAPTVGWGPDMGTPATFVLLRHGETALTPQKRFSGSGGSDPELSAAGRRQAAAVAESLAARGTIETVISSPLRRCRETAQAVADRLGLTVTVEEGLREVDFGAWEGLTFAEARERHPEDLQAWLDSPKAAPTGGGESFASATRRISATRDRLLAEHAGRTVLLVSHVTPVKILVRLALGAPPEALFRMELSAASLSAVAYYADGNASVRLLNDTSHLR, from the coding sequence ATGCCGCGGTTCGTTGTGGAAGCCGACGGCGGCTCCCGGGGCAACCCGGGGCCCGCCGGTTACGGCTCCGTCGTCCTCGACCCGGTGACGGGCGAGACGCTGGCCGAGCGCGCGGAGTACATCGGCGTCGCGACGAACAACGTGGCCGAGTACAAGGGCCTCATCGCCGGGCTGAAGGCCGCTCGCGAACTGGACCCGGACGCGCTGGTCCTCGTACGCATGGACTCCAAGCTCGTCGTCGAGCAGATGTCGGGCCGCTGGAAGATCAAGCACCCGGACATGAAGCCGCTCGCGGCCCAGGCGGCGAAGATCATGCCGCGCGCCCAGGTGACGTACGAGTGGATCCCGCGCGAGAAGAACAAGCACGCGGACCGGCTCGCGAACGAGGCGATGGACGCGGGCAAGCGCGGCAAGCAGTGGGAGCCCTCGCACTCCTCGGCCGCCCTGGACGCCTCGGCGGCGCGCACCCTGGCGACCCCGCAGGGCCCTCCGGGTGACGCGGCGAAGGGTGCCGCGGCCGTCAGGGCTGCCCTCGCCTCCTCCTCGTCCCGTACGTCGGCCACCGCGCCGGTGTTCGCGGACGCCGGGGCCGACACCCTGTTCGCGGAGCCCGGCTCCAGCGCGGCCGGGACCGTCCCGCACCCGGTGCCGCAGCCCGGCCAGGTCTCCCCGCAGCCCACGGCGGCGCCCACCGTCGGCTGGGGCCCCGACATGGGGACGCCCGCCACCTTCGTGCTGCTGCGCCACGGAGAGACCGCGCTGACCCCGCAGAAGCGGTTCTCCGGCAGCGGCGGCAGCGACCCGGAGCTCTCCGCGGCCGGCCGCCGCCAGGCCGCCGCCGTCGCGGAGTCGCTGGCCGCGCGCGGCACCATCGAGACGGTGATCAGCTCCCCGCTGCGCCGCTGCCGGGAGACCGCGCAGGCCGTCGCCGACCGGCTCGGGCTCACGGTCACCGTCGAAGAGGGCCTGCGCGAGGTCGACTTCGGGGCATGGGAGGGGCTGACCTTCGCCGAGGCGCGCGAGCGCCACCCCGAGGACCTCCAGGCGTGGCTGGACTCCCCGAAGGCCGCCCCCACGGGCGGCGGCGAAAGCTTCGCTTCGGCCACCCGCCGCATCTCGGCGACCAGGGACCGGCTGCTCGCCGAGCACGCGGGCCGCACGGTCCTGCTGGTCTCGCACGTGACGCCGGTCAAGATCCTGGTCCGCCTCGCGCTGGGCGCCCCGCCGGAGGCCCTGTTCCGCATGGAGCTGTCGGCGGCCTCCCTGTCGGCGGTCGCCTACTACGCCGACGGCAACGCCTCGGTCCGCCTCCTGAACGACACGTCCCACCTGCGCTGA
- a CDS encoding MerR family transcriptional regulator, producing the protein MRIGEIAALVGVTTRAIRHYHHVGLLPEPDRRPNGYRAYSVRDAVRLARVRRLTELGLSLDEVRDVLADDAGRELAEVLAELDADLARQQAELAERRRRLAVLLAAPPGEAEPVSPALAELLAKAPATASPSAALDREHLSLLDASGAVGEELYAVLGTVAADPAVLALYERLDELADAAGDDPRIGPLAAELVAAVPAEAFAAMATAATTEGAGGPQELPGFLEALLAEYAPAQAEVVRRVMDAFTDTWATQTKRGRE; encoded by the coding sequence ATGCGGATCGGAGAGATCGCCGCGCTCGTCGGGGTCACCACCCGGGCGATCCGGCACTACCACCACGTCGGCCTGCTCCCCGAGCCGGACCGGCGCCCCAACGGCTACCGCGCCTACAGCGTGCGCGACGCCGTCCGGCTGGCCCGGGTACGCCGGCTGACCGAGCTCGGGCTGAGCCTCGACGAGGTGCGGGACGTGCTCGCGGACGACGCGGGGCGCGAGCTGGCCGAGGTACTGGCCGAGCTCGACGCCGACCTCGCCCGCCAGCAGGCCGAACTGGCCGAGCGCAGACGGCGCCTCGCCGTCCTGCTCGCCGCCCCGCCCGGGGAGGCGGAGCCGGTCTCGCCCGCCCTCGCCGAGCTGCTCGCCAAGGCGCCCGCGACGGCCTCGCCGTCCGCCGCGCTCGACCGAGAGCACCTGAGCCTGCTGGACGCCTCGGGCGCGGTGGGGGAGGAGCTCTACGCCGTGCTCGGGACGGTCGCCGCCGACCCGGCCGTGCTCGCGCTGTACGAGCGGCTCGACGAGCTCGCCGACGCGGCCGGGGACGATCCCCGGATCGGGCCGCTCGCCGCGGAACTGGTGGCCGCGGTGCCCGCCGAGGCGTTCGCGGCGATGGCGACGGCGGCGACGACGGAGGGGGCCGGCGGGCCGCAGGAGCTGCCGGGCTTCCTGGAGGCCCTGCTCGCCGAGTACGCCCCGGCGCAGGCGGAGGTCGTCCGCCGGGTGATGGACGCCTTCACGGACACGTGGGCCACGCAGACGAAGAGGGGCCGGGAATGA